The following proteins are encoded in a genomic region of Pseudoxanthomonas suwonensis 11-1:
- a CDS encoding glycoside hydrolase family 5 protein, with the protein MSRTTLLAGLCLGLMALLPNAMAADPRPLSAADQVARMGAGVNVLGYDPYWKAGEQGNYREEHFAKIREAGFGTVRVALFTFPHLDEANRLDPQWLAKLDQVIGWGTGNGLQVILDVHDFNDCVKDVPACEVKLEQVWTQLGERYAGQPDQVVFELLNEPHGALDAKAWNGLFAKLLEVVRRTNPTRNVVVGPTRWNNLEELDTLQLPEDDRHLIVTFHYYEPFAFTHQGASWVEPQFSEKTGVRFNTPGQVAKIESDFDKVKAWSRKHDRPILLGEYGAYDKAPMEDRVYWTRTVARAAEKRGFAHLYWQFSSDFVLYDFEREKWVQPLLEAVIPPKP; encoded by the coding sequence ATGTCCAGAACCACCTTGCTTGCCGGGCTCTGCCTGGGCCTGATGGCGCTGCTGCCCAACGCCATGGCCGCCGATCCCAGGCCGCTGTCCGCCGCTGACCAGGTCGCGCGCATGGGAGCCGGGGTCAACGTGCTGGGCTACGACCCGTACTGGAAGGCGGGCGAGCAGGGCAATTACCGCGAGGAGCATTTCGCGAAGATCCGCGAGGCCGGCTTCGGCACGGTGCGCGTGGCGCTGTTCACCTTCCCGCACCTGGACGAGGCCAACCGGCTCGATCCGCAATGGCTGGCCAAGCTGGACCAGGTGATCGGCTGGGGCACGGGCAATGGCCTGCAGGTGATCCTGGACGTGCACGACTTCAACGACTGCGTGAAGGACGTGCCGGCCTGCGAGGTGAAGCTGGAGCAGGTCTGGACCCAGCTGGGCGAGCGCTATGCCGGCCAGCCGGACCAGGTGGTGTTCGAACTGCTCAACGAGCCGCACGGCGCACTCGATGCCAAGGCCTGGAACGGGCTGTTCGCGAAGCTGCTGGAGGTGGTGCGCAGGACCAATCCCACCCGCAACGTGGTGGTCGGCCCGACCCGCTGGAACAACCTCGAGGAGCTGGACACGCTGCAGCTGCCGGAGGACGACAGGCACCTGATCGTGACCTTCCACTACTACGAGCCGTTCGCCTTCACCCACCAGGGCGCGAGCTGGGTGGAGCCGCAGTTCTCGGAGAAGACCGGCGTGCGCTTCAACACGCCAGGGCAGGTGGCGAAGATCGAAAGCGACTTCGACAAGGTCAAGGCGTGGTCGCGCAAGCATGACCGGCCGATCCTGCTGGGCGAATACGGCGCCTACGACAAGGCGCCGATGGAGGACCGGGTGTACTGGACCCGGACCGTGGCCCGGGCCGCGGAGAAGCGCGGCTTCGCCCACCTGTACTGGCAGTTCTCCAGCGACTTCGTGCTGTACGACTTCGAACGCGAGAAGTGGGTGCAGCCGCTGCTGGAGGCGGTGATTCCGCCGAAGCCGTAA
- a CDS encoding NIPSNAP family protein has product MFRTTALAACLALGALAAAPAIAADPVRQDGPIHQLRIYRIYDQTRIAFHERFRDHAARLMAGHGFDIVAMWESRSEDGPEFVYLLRWPDEATMQASWARFMADPEWAAIKRATAAGHGRFVGDIEDRTLRMVDYSPPGRVR; this is encoded by the coding sequence ATGTTCCGGACAACCGCTCTTGCCGCGTGCCTCGCGCTCGGCGCCCTTGCCGCCGCACCCGCCATCGCCGCCGATCCGGTGCGGCAGGACGGCCCCATCCACCAGCTGCGCATCTACCGTATCTACGACCAGACCCGGATCGCCTTCCACGAGCGCTTCCGCGACCACGCCGCGCGGCTGATGGCCGGGCATGGTTTCGACATCGTGGCGATGTGGGAGTCGCGTTCGGAGGATGGACCGGAGTTCGTCTACCTGCTGCGCTGGCCGGACGAGGCGACGATGCAGGCCAGTTGGGCGCGTTTCATGGCCGATCCGGAATGGGCGGCGATCAAGCGTGCCACCGCAGCCGGGCACGGCCGGTTCGTTGGCGACATCGAGGACCGGACCCTGCGCATGGTCGATTACTCGCCACCTGGGCGCGTGCGTTGA
- a CDS encoding DNA methylase — protein sequence MRRELLPRDLGFEVQAGDEASLFAWFLASFLFGNRISQALAARTWEVIVRQHGRDTPARLCACSHAQLVRMLGEGGYRRYDESTATRLSQLCRTLVDEYDGRILGVFEASRDRADFERRLLAFRGVGPVTLGIFMREAGPALYGEG from the coding sequence GTGCGCCGGGAACTGCTGCCACGGGACCTTGGCTTCGAGGTGCAGGCCGGCGACGAGGCCTCGCTGTTCGCCTGGTTCCTGGCGTCGTTCCTGTTCGGCAACCGCATTAGCCAGGCGCTGGCAGCGCGCACCTGGGAAGTGATCGTGCGCCAGCATGGCCGCGATACCCCTGCGCGCCTGTGCGCCTGCAGCCACGCCCAGCTGGTGCGGATGCTGGGCGAGGGCGGCTACCGCCGCTACGACGAATCCACCGCCACCCGGCTGTCGCAGCTGTGCCGCACCCTGGTGGACGAGTACGACGGACGGATCCTCGGCGTGTTCGAGGCCTCCCGCGACCGCGCCGACTTCGAGCGGCGCCTGCTGGCGTTCCGCGGCGTAGGCCCGGTGACCCTGGGCATCTTCATGCGCGAGGCGGGACCGGCGCTGTACGGGGAGGGATAG
- a CDS encoding DUF6151 family protein, with product MTVRIQCRCGTVQGEIDDRGAYARVTCYCRYCQAFAQWLGTPGLLDAQGGTDILAAKPSRMRITQGKDQVACISLSKRVVRWYASCCRTPLASTAPTPDLQYVGIPMACIANGADVQKLVGPEGRAVANTESAHGPVRGSHIALTGVLLKVGIGVLGGRLRKDRGSPFFDENGKPIREPERIPMPEH from the coding sequence ATGACCGTAAGGATCCAGTGCCGTTGCGGAACAGTGCAGGGCGAGATCGACGACCGCGGCGCCTATGCGCGCGTGACCTGCTACTGCCGCTACTGCCAGGCCTTCGCCCAGTGGCTGGGCACGCCGGGACTGCTCGATGCCCAGGGCGGCACCGATATCCTCGCTGCCAAGCCTTCGCGCATGCGCATCACCCAAGGCAAGGACCAGGTGGCCTGCATCAGTCTAAGCAAGCGGGTGGTGCGCTGGTATGCCAGCTGCTGCCGGACGCCGCTGGCCAGCACCGCGCCCACGCCCGACCTGCAGTACGTCGGCATACCCATGGCCTGCATCGCCAATGGCGCGGATGTGCAGAAGCTGGTCGGTCCGGAAGGGCGGGCGGTGGCCAATACGGAATCCGCGCACGGCCCGGTCCGCGGTTCGCATATCGCCCTGACCGGGGTGCTGCTGAAAGTCGGCATCGGGGTCCTTGGCGGCCGCCTGCGCAAGGACCGCGGCTCCCCGTTCTTCGACGAGAACGGCAAGCCGATCCGCGAGCCCGAGCGGATCCCGATGCCCGAGCACTGA